The following are encoded together in the Clostridia bacterium genome:
- a CDS encoding 50S ribosomal protein L1 codes for MPKHGKRYVDAKKSLPPEPFEDVREALAKVKELAKAKFDETIEVAVRLGVDPRHADQMVRGAVALPHGTGKAVRVIAFAKGEKAKEAQAAGADEVGAEDLAKKIEDGWLEFDVAVATPDMMGTVGKLGRILGPRGLMPNPKAGTVTFDIAQAVKEIKAGKIEYRTDRSGIVHAPIGKASFSVEQLEENFRALMEALVRAKPAAAKGQYIRSVAVSSTMGPSVRILPSRATA; via the coding sequence GTGCCGAAGCACGGAAAGCGTTACGTCGATGCGAAGAAGTCGCTGCCGCCCGAGCCGTTTGAGGACGTTCGGGAGGCGCTCGCGAAGGTCAAGGAGCTCGCGAAGGCCAAGTTTGACGAGACCATCGAGGTCGCGGTCCGGCTTGGCGTCGATCCGCGCCACGCGGACCAGATGGTGCGCGGCGCCGTGGCTCTGCCGCACGGCACCGGCAAGGCTGTCCGCGTGATCGCGTTCGCGAAGGGCGAAAAGGCCAAGGAGGCGCAGGCCGCCGGCGCGGACGAGGTCGGGGCCGAGGACCTGGCCAAGAAGATCGAGGACGGCTGGCTCGAGTTCGACGTGGCGGTGGCCACGCCGGACATGATGGGCACGGTCGGCAAACTGGGGCGCATCCTCGGGCCGCGCGGCCTGATGCCGAACCCCAAGGCGGGCACCGTCACGTTCGACATCGCCCAGGCCGTCAAGGAGATCAAGGCGGGCAAGATCGAGTACCGCACGGATCGGAGCGGCATCGTCCACGCGCCGATCGGCAAGGCCTCCTTCAGCGTCGAGCAGCTTGAGGAGAACTTCCGGGCGCTCATGGAGGCCCTCGTGCGGGCCAAGCCGGCGGCCGCGAAGGGCCAGTACATCCGGTCCGTGGCCGTGTCCAGCACCATGGGCCCGTCGGTGCGGATCCTTCCGTCGCGGGCCACGGCGTAA
- the rplK gene encoding 50S ribosomal protein L11, which yields MAKKVVGQIKLQIPAGKATPAPPVGPALGQHGVNIPQFTKEFNERTKDQVGLIIPVVITVYADRSFDFITKTPPAAVLLKRAAGLEKGSGVPNRNKVGKVTRQQIREIATLKMPDLNAASIEAAERMVEGTARSMGIEVVG from the coding sequence ATGGCGAAGAAAGTCGTTGGCCAGATCAAGCTTCAGATTCCGGCGGGCAAGGCGACGCCCGCGCCGCCGGTCGGCCCGGCGCTGGGCCAGCACGGCGTGAACATTCCGCAGTTCACGAAGGAGTTCAACGAGCGCACCAAGGATCAGGTCGGCCTGATCATCCCTGTCGTGATCACGGTGTACGCCGACCGCTCGTTCGACTTCATCACGAAGACGCCGCCGGCTGCAGTTCTGCTGAAGAGGGCGGCGGGGCTGGAGAAGGGGTCGGGCGTGCCGAACCGCAACAAGGTCGGCAAGGTCACCCGCCAGCAGATCCGCGAGATCGCCACGCTGAAGATGCCGGACCTGAACGCCGCGTCCATCGAGGCGGCGGAGCGCATGGTGGAAGGCACCGCCCGCAGCATGGGCATCGAGGTCGTCGGCTAG
- the nusG gene encoding transcription termination/antitermination protein NusG — translation MAEHKLLERHANANWYVIHTYSGYENKVKANLEKRVQSMGMEDKIFQVLVPVEEEVEIKDGKKRTVQKKIFPGYVLVEMVMTDDSWYVVRNTPGVTGFVGSGSKPTALDEEEVRQILRQMGLLEEEAPKPKPKPRIDLELGQNIRVRSGPFDGFIGVIDGIDVERGKVRVLVSMFGRETPVELDFTQVEKL, via the coding sequence ATGGCTGAACACAAGCTGCTGGAACGGCACGCGAACGCGAACTGGTACGTCATCCACACGTACTCCGGGTACGAGAACAAGGTGAAGGCCAACCTGGAGAAGCGCGTGCAGTCCATGGGCATGGAGGACAAGATCTTTCAGGTTCTCGTGCCCGTGGAGGAAGAGGTCGAGATCAAGGACGGCAAGAAGCGGACCGTCCAGAAGAAGATCTTCCCCGGCTACGTCTTGGTCGAGATGGTCATGACCGACGACTCGTGGTACGTCGTGCGGAACACGCCCGGCGTGACCGGGTTCGTCGGCTCGGGCAGCAAGCCCACGGCTTTGGACGAGGAAGAGGTCAGGCAGATCCTGCGCCAGATGGGCCTGCTTGAAGAGGAGGCGCCCAAGCCGAAGCCCAAGCCGCGGATCGACCTTGAACTCGGCCAGAATATTCGCGTGCGGTCCGGCCCGTTCGACGGCTTCATCGGCGTCATCGACGGCATCGACGTCGAGCGCGGAAAGGTGCGCGTGCTCGTGTCCATGTTCGGGCGCGAGACGCCCGTGGAGCTGGACTTCACGCAGGTCGAAAAGCTGTAA
- the secE gene encoding preprotein translocase subunit SecE, with the protein MLGVRVPPGLPILCRGYSFLKGSFARASKFFREVLAETRKIVWPTRRETAIYTGVVIAAVTLVAVSIWIFDSILGYLLGLLVQF; encoded by the coding sequence ATGTTGGGGGTTCGAGTCCCTCCGGGCCTGCCAATTTTATGCCGGGGGTATTCTTTCTTGAAGGGCTCCTTCGCACGCGCCTCCAAGTTCTTTCGTGAGGTCCTGGCGGAGACGCGCAAGATCGTCTGGCCGACCCGCCGCGAGACGGCGATCTACACGGGCGTCGTCATCGCGGCGGTCACGCTGGTCGCCGTCTCGATCTGGATCTTCGATTCCATTCTCGGCTACCTGCTTGGCCTGCTTGTCCAGTTCTAA
- the rpmG gene encoding 50S ribosomal protein L33 — MRVIITMACSQCKRRNYTTSKNKKTGDNSRLELRKYCKFCRAHTLHRETR; from the coding sequence GTGCGCGTCATCATCACCATGGCCTGCTCGCAGTGCAAGCGGCGCAACTACACGACGAGCAAGAACAAGAAGACCGGCGACAACTCTCGCCTGGAGCTTCGCAAGTACTGCAAGTTCTGTCGCGCGCACACGCTCCACCGCGAGACGCGGTGA